The following are encoded together in the Conger conger chromosome 11, fConCon1.1, whole genome shotgun sequence genome:
- the LOC133140415 gene encoding uncharacterized protein LOC133140415 has protein sequence MSASVLAFQTQLASIMDVLVRNTVCDVTRLYEDSLVNFQSIIAQREDENASLKMKLQQSEKALALQSQRESRKNVAESQENFVHSGPLIKQEDPDAEVKIDMFCAVCGKAAESEPPFCDACRKTVSFPSQSPEGSPGQERSHQEGPVGKSVDFSEESDLNMFDTEAFTGLFDSKTDSCFSAKDVSGGSALTPISPMVPMVINSYPEVPVMPSVSQSGPSRTGRRSAKRPRPVPEIEDMATEARELVRAVLARRPDGERVVKEYRINGTLTDTTRRHLINILVAHMTETQGRIPPKNVRELYALGIVTLFPSLKDPFSKKGYEHFYDGQNGTGYLAWRLKTVQRKTFHRSGGEQKPIVSRGPNFERQTQLGEQLQGEVCKEAISYMAQCTDQEQVFLKMRETFQHRQQLVHDPQKCGAVLATFPRFLDTKGLVNQDFTLLFGLETACKLLENWDSSFKAKVMREARCLTQSADLCNLLKCAEYEPVSDQDVPEVLGWDSDMASVLLLVHLLPPPPGGRKSAKISAREAVDRVVQFYKSRTEWHPGGVEGPRQPYLVAVGSRRDQIESFFLALDRHLIPCQANCSLGAFDELFKAHFVFGLSYDEALSSVYTFLQTTVYNIDVGSVKESPRVKELRARMLNNC, from the exons ATGTCAGCCTCCGTTTTGGCGTTTCAGACCCAACTCGCTTCTATTATGGACGTGTTAGTCCGAAACACTGTGTGCGATGTAACTCGGCTGTATGAGGACAGCCTCGTCAACTTTCAGTCTATTATAGCCCAACGTGAGGATGAAAACGCCAGCTTAAAAATGAAACTGCAGCAATCAGAGAAAGCTCTTGCGCTACAATCACAGAGAGAGTCCAGGAAGAACGTTGCGG AATCCCAGGAGAACTTTGTTCATTCCGGCCCCCTCATCAAACAAGAGGATCCCGATGCAGAGGTTAAG ATCGACATGTTCTGTGCCGTTTGTGGGAAGGCTGCCGAATCGGAGCCTCCTTTTTGCGATGCGTGCCGGAAAACGGTGTCATTCCCGTCTCAGTCCCCGGAAGGAAGCCCTGGTCAGGAAAGGTCGCATCAGGAGGGACCAG ttggaaaaagtgTTGACTTCTCTGAGGAGTCAGACCTGAACATGTTTGATACAGAGGCTTTCactggactgtttgattctaagACTGATTCATGTTTCAGTGCCAAAGATGTCAGTGGCG GAAGTGCACTCACCCCCATAAGTCCCATGGTGCCCATGGTCATCAATTCCTACCCGGAGGTCCCAGTAATGCCCTCGGTCAGCCAAAGTGGGCCATCCCGAACCGGGAGGCGTTCAGCCAAAAGACCCCGGCCTgttcccgaaatcgaggacatGGCTACAGAGGCCAGAGAG CTGGTCCGGGCCGTTCTTGCCCGGAGGCCCGATGGCGAACGGGTGGTGAAGGAGTACCGCATCAACGGGACCTTGACCGACACCACCAGGAGACACCTGATCAACATACTGGTGGCCCACATGACCGAGACGCAGGG GAGAATCCCACCCAAAAATGTGCGAGAACTCTATGCTTTGGGCATTGTCACACTGTTTCCCTCTTTGAAAGATCCCTTCTCCAAGAAAGGCTAT GAGCACTTCTACGACGGGCAGAACGGGACGGGGTACCTGGCCTGGCGTCTGAAGACGGTGCAGCGCAAGACCTTCCACAGGAGTGGGGGCGAGCAGAAGCCCATCGTGAGCCGGGGCCCGAATTTCGAGAGGCAGACGCAGCTGGGGGAGCAGCTGCAGGGCGAGGTGTGCAAGGAGGCCATCTCGTACATGGCCCAGTGCACCGACCAGGAGCAGGTGTTCCTGAAGATGAGGGAGACCTTCCAGCACCGGCAGCAGCTGGTCCACGACCCGCAGAAGTGTGGCGCCGTCCTCGCCACCTTCCCCAGGTTCCTGGACACCAAGGGCCTG GTGAATCAGGACTTCACCCTGTTGTTTGGGCTGGAGACCGCGTGCAAACTCCTGGAGAACTGGGACAGCAGCTTCAAGGCCAAGGTCATGAGAGAAGCCAGGTGCCTCACGCAGTCCGCTGACCTCTGCAACCTGCTGAAGTGTGCAGAGTACGAGCCCGTCAGTGACCAGGACGTGCCTGAAGTCCTGG gctgggACAGTGACATGGCTTCCGTTCTGCTCCTGGTTCACCTGTTGCCTCCGCCGCCCGGAGGTAGAAAATCTGCCAAAATTAGCGCTCGTGAAGCCGTTGACCGGGTTGTCCAGTTTTACAAG TCCAGGACGGAGTGGCATCCAGGCGGTGTGGAGGGCCCGCGGCAGCCGTACTTGGTCGCGGTCGGGAGCCGGCGCGACCAGATCGAGAGCTTCTTCCTGGCCCTGGACCGCCACCTCATCCCCTGCCAGGCCAACTGCTCGCTGGGCGCCTTCGACGAGCTCTTCAAGGCCCACTTCGTGTTCGGCCTGTCGTACGACGAGGCCCTGAGCAGCGTCTACACCTTCCTGCAGACCACCGTCTACAACATCGACGTGGGCAGCGTGAAGGAGAGCCCCAGGGTCAAAGAGCTGCGGGCCAGGATGCTCAACAACTGCTGA
- the LOC133141227 gene encoding cytochrome c oxidase assembly factor 4 homolog, mitochondrial-like — MASSSSSSSSPHDRSRPSEDEEDPVDQMISRTGCAELHYAVQECMAERQDWRKCQPQVQAFKECMLTFQSARKEQLAKQKPAQVN, encoded by the coding sequence ATggcgtcgtcgtcgtcgtcgtcctcCTCGCCACACGACCGCAGCAGACCGAGCGAGGACGAGGAGGACCCGGTCGACCAGATGATCTCCAGGACGGGATGCGCGGAGCTCCACTACGCTGTGCAGGAGTGCATGGCGGAGCGCCAGGACTGGCGGAAGTGCCAGCCCCAGGTGCAGGCCTTTAAGGAGTGCATGTTGACATTCCAGAGCGCAAGGAAGGAGCAACTCGCCAAGCAGAAACCAGCACAGGTCAATTAG